In Apium graveolens cultivar Ventura chromosome 10, ASM990537v1, whole genome shotgun sequence, the following are encoded in one genomic region:
- the LOC141690488 gene encoding uncharacterized protein LOC141690488: MEYETAKLLQDCTEEQRKIYYAVIQSIGSNVGGILFVYGSGGCGKTFLWRTLIYKLRSEGKIVLLVASSGIAATLMPGSRTAHSRFKIPIVLDECSTCNISYDSDIAQLIK; the protein is encoded by the coding sequence ATGGAGTATGAAACTGCCAAGCTACTACAGGACTGTACAGAGGAGCAGAGAAAAATATATTATGCAGTAATACAATCTATTGGCAGTAATGTTGGAGGGATTTTATTTGTTTATGGTAGTGGTGGATGTGGAAAGACATTCTTATGGAGAACTCTTATATATAAGTTACGTTCAGAAGGTAAAATTGTGCTTCTAGTTGCTTCTTCTGGGATTGCTGCCACGTTAATGCCCGGTAGTCGGACTGCGCACTCCAGATTTAAAATTCCAATAGTTCTTGATGAATGTTCAACATGTAATATTTCCTATGATTCAGATATTGCGCAACTCATAAAGTAG
- the LOC141690487 gene encoding uncharacterized protein LOC141690487 — translation MKAVDPKCYNMPFGRITVVLGGDFRKILLVITYGDHADIAVSCITRSRLWSICQVFLLIENMRLKQGESDRESEELKKFAKWVLDIGNGQVIPPRYTVLERESYFDATNQTVGHLDSLIIDKLPGESVPYFSVDDVEEFGGTDEDLNESFPVEYLNYLNVAGMSPHDLKLKVGVVVMLMHNLNQTLGLCNGARMILTKCLRFCVECEVICGTFVGSKHFIPRMELSPSDTKMPFKLLRKQMPLQICYAMTINKSQGQSLKTVGLYLPKSVFIHGQYYVAISRVTSPTGLTIFVDDMSRAATNLTQNDVYKEVFYSLREA, via the exons ATGAAAGCTGTTGATCCAAAATGTTACAACATGCCTTTTGGCCGTATTACTGTAGTTCTAGGAGGTGATTTCCGTAAAATCCTCCTAGTAATTACGTATGGAGATCATGCTGATATTGCAGTTTCATGTATCACTAGGTCACGGCTGTGGTCCATTTGCCAAGTATTCTTGCTGATTGAAAACATGCGCTTGAAACAAGGTGAAAGTGATAGAGAAAGTGAAGAGCTTAAAAAGTTTGCAAAATGGGTACTTGATATTGGTAATGGCCAGGTCATTCCACCTCGG TACACAGTACTTGAGCGAGAGAGCTATTTTGACGCTACCAACCAGACTGTGGGCCACCTCGATTCGCTTATTATAGACAAGCTCCCAGGAGAATCCGTGCCCTATTTTAGTGTTGATGATGTAGAGGAATTTGGTGGGACAGATGAGGATCTGAATGAATCCTTCCCAGTAGAGTATTTGAACTACTTAAATGTTGCTGGGATGTCACCTCATGATTTGAAACTTAAGGTTGGGGTTGTTGTTATGCTAATGCATAATTTGAACCAAACCCTAGGTTTGTGTAATGGTGCAAGGATGATTTTGACCAAATGCCTGAGATTCTGTGTGGAGTGTGAAGTAATCTGTGGTACCTTTGTTGGTTCAAAGCATTTCATTCCACGTATGGAGCTTTCTCCCTCAGATACAAAAATGCCATTCAAATTGTTACGGAAACAAATGCCTCTACAGATATGCTATGCCATGACAATCAATAAATCTCAAGGTCAATCCCTGAAGACAGTTGGGCTATATTTACCTAAGTCAGTTTTTATTCATGGACAGTACTATGTTGCTATTAGTCGAGTAACCTCACCTACTGGCCTCACTATATTTGTTGATGATATGTCTCGTGCAGCTACAAATTTAACCCAGAACGATGTATATAAAGAAGTTTTTTACAGCCTTCGAGAAGCTTAG